CCCTTGAGGGCCTCGAAGTTCTTCTCGTTCAGGTCGATGACGTACTCGTAGTTGTCCAGGCTGAAATGGACCTCCCGTGCCCCCGGGGTCTGATCGAGGTCATCGATGGTCACTGTCTGCTTTGCCATTGTTTTCCCTTTCGCACAGGGCGATGACGACCTATTCGCGGCGCCGGCCACGGCCCGGGCATCCGCACAGTCTAAGAAAACCGTAGTTTAGCGAGTCTTTCAACTCTGTGGCGGACTTTTCTAGGTCAACGGTCCGCCAAGTCTCAAAGCAGCTTTAGCATGCGGGTGTTGCCGAGCGTATTCGGCTTGACGCGCTCGAGATCCAAGAACTCCGCGATACCCTCGTCGGCCGAGCGAAGGAGCTCCACCGCCACCCCGGGATCGACCCCGGACTCGTCGAGCTCGGTGAAACCGTGGCCGGCGAAGAAGCGCGTCTCAAAGGTCAGACAGAACACCCGGCGGACCCCGAGCCAGCCCGCGGTGGCCAAAAGCTTTTCCAGAATCGCGTGGCCCACCCCGCTGCCGCGAAACTCGGGGCCGACCGCGATCGTGCGCACTTCGGCGAGGTCGCGCCACATCACATGCAGCGCGCCGCACCCGGCCACCGCCCCGTCGGCATCCCGCTCGGCCACCCAGAACTCCTGAATGTCCTCAAAGAGCGTTACTGTGGGTTTGTCGAGAAGAATCCGATCGGCGGCGTAGTGGTCGATCAGTCGCCTGATGGCGGGCACGTCGCCGGTGCGGGCCCGGCGTACCGTCACGTCGTTCACGGCAGCAGGGTACGGGAGCTTTCGCTCCGGCCCCGACCCCTGCCCTGCGGCGGCACCGCGGCGGGCGCCGCATCGAGCCGGGCGATGATCGCGGCCATCCGGCGCTCCAGCGGCGGATGGGTGGGGCGGGCCTCGCGCGCCGCGGCGTGCCGGGCCCGGCGCGGGCCGGGGACCAGCGGGGCGACGGCCGCCGGGGCGGCGCAGGCCTCGAACCAGCGCAGCGCGCTGAGCAGCTCGGCGCCGAAGCCGAGGTCCACCGCGTACGCGTCGACCTGGTACTCGGCCTCCCGGCCGGCCGCGTTCTTGACCGCGAAGGCGACGACGCCCGGCGCCGCGAACGCCAGCCGCAGCCCGGCCTCGAGCCGGCCCGCCGCGATCAGGGCCCAGCGGCGGGCCCCGAAGCCGCGCTCGGTCCGGCGCAGGTGCCGGCCCAGCCGGGCGAAGGGCAGCGCCAGGCCCGAGCCGAGCAGCGCGAGGGCCTGGAGCGGCAGCAGCACCCAGACCAGGAAGGCCGCGGCGGCGGTGTGCATGCGCAGGTGGTGGCCGAGCTCGTGGGCGAGCACGCCGGCCAGCTCCCGGTCGCCGAGCTCGGCCAGGGCGCCGGTGGTCACGCAGATCAGGTCGCGTCCGACGCAGTGCGCGTTGACGTCGGCCAGGTCCACCACCCAGATCCGGAAGCGCCGCTCGGACACCGCGGCGCGGCGCAGCACCCGGGACCAGACCAGGTCCAGCCGCTCGCGCTCGGCCGCGGTCGGCCGGCGCACCGGCCACAGCAGCCGGGCCAGCGCCAGCTGCACCGGACGCAGCCCGTAGAGTCCGGCCGAGCAGGCCCAGACGGTGTAGCCGAGGCTCAGCGGAACGCCGGCCAGCCTCAGCGGCCAGAGCAGGGGCAGCAGGCTGAGCGCGGCCAGCGGCGCGAAGAGCACGACCAGGCCGAGGGACAGCAGCGCGGTCCGGTCCGGCCGCGGGCCGCCCTCGGTCGAGAAACCGCGCAGCACCACACGTCGCACTCTGGCAGTTTCCGGCCACCGTGCCCATCCGCCGCGCGGGTGATGGGCCGGGAAATCCTTCGAACCGACCAGGAATGCCCGACCGTCAAGGCGAACTCGCGCCGCGGAAATGGCAATTGCGGCCCTCGGCGCGCGGCGCGGCTCAGTCGAACTGGTCGGTGGCCACGGCCTCCGGCGGAGTGCCGGCGTCAACCAGCTCGGCCCGGCAGAAATCGATCAGCACACTGGGTCCGACCAACACCGCCGCGGACCACGGGTGTTCCGGGGCGAGCACTTCCCGGGCGGTTTGCGGCAGCCGGCTCTCCGCCGTCGTCAGCACCGTCATCGCGCCGTGGCGCCGGGCCAGATCCTCGAAGTGCTCGGCCAGATAATGGCGCGATTCGAATCCGGGCGTGGGGTCTTCGACCACGAGCAGGACGCACAGTTCGCGTTCGTCGCCGGCGTTCACCAATTCCTGCACCAGTCCGGCCACCGGCGCGGCGCCGGTGCCGTGGGCGACCGCGACGAGCCGTTCGGCGCCGTCCGCGAATCCGAGGTCGCCCTCGGCGCCGGCGATGCGCATCCGGTCTCCGATGGCGGTCTCGTGCACCAGCAGCCGGCTCAGCCCCCCGGTCCGGCCGGCCTGGATGTGGAAGTCGACCAGGTTATCGTCGCAGTCCACCGAGGCGAAGGAGAAATCGCGCCACACCCGCGGATTGTCGGCCGACTCGAGGCCCGCGTACTGGCCGGCCCGGTAGTTGTAGGGCCCCGGCCGGTCCGGGTCCTGCAGCACCCGCACGCGCAGCCGGGCGATGTCCGGGGAGATCAGCTCGTGCTCGATCACCTCGGCCTCCCAGTACGGCGGGGCCAGCGCCTCGGCCTCGGCCGCGCACTCCTGCATGACGCTGGCGACCAGGCCGAACCCGGCCTCCCAGGCCACCCGGGTGCGGTCGGTGAAGGCGGGCCCGGTGAACGCCTCGACGGTGGCGATCATCGAGTCGCCGAACGCGATGTAGTGCGCCGGACGCAGCGCGAACTTGCGGTGGCGCAGCGCGAGGCGGCGCAGGTAGGGCAGGAAGGCGTCGAGGTCGTCGAAGTCCGCGATCATCCGGGACACGGCCTGGAACAGCCGGCGCTGCTGGAGCGCCGGGTCGCCGGAGAAGATCTTGCGGTAGCGCGGATTGTGGGCGAAGAAGTGCTCGTAGAACCAGGCCGCGGCCTGCGGCGCGTGCGGCTCGATCAGCGCGAAGGATTCCCGGATCTCGGCCAGTAGCTCGTAGTCGTAGTCCTCGACCCCGCTTAGCATGTTGTCCGCCGCCGTTGCCGCATCCATCGCCACCACGTCACTCACCCGGGTGAGCTTACCGGTAACCCCATGCGCTCCGGACGGGGGAGGCCGCAAGCGCGACCGGGCCCGCGCCGCCCTCGGCGCGGGCCGAAACGGGCCCGATTCAGTGCTCTTCCAGCACCGGCGCGGTGAACACTCTGAGCAGGTAGAAGAACGACGGGATGACCACGGCCATGCCCGCGACCATGGCCACCACCATGGCGTCCAGGCTGGACGGCGCGGCCGCGGCCTGCTGCGCGGTGTACCGGCCGACCAGCAGATCAGGGTACTGCGCCACCGCCCAGCCGCCGAGGACGCCGACCACCGCGGCCGCGGCCGTCACCCGGGCCAGCAGGAACCGCTGCCGCCACAGCACCGCGAGGCTGCCGAAGCCGCACAGCGCGGAGAATGCGGCGAGCGGTAGGGAGCGGTCGGTGAAGCGGTGCGCGACCACCGGGGCGTCGTGGTAGAAGAACGGCAGCATCACCAGCACGACCAGTCCGGAGGCCACCGCCGCGCCGATGGCCTTGCGCCGGAAGACCGCCACCAGGTGGTGCGTATCAGGCTGCTGCGCCGCGTCGTAGCAGAGGTAGACCGCCGCGAGGAACGCCGTGACGACCACCGCGAGCAGGCCGGCCAGCACCGTGAACGGGCTCTGGAACGGCACCAGCGGCGAAGTGCCCGGCCGAAGCTTGCCGGTGGCCAGGGCGGCGCCGCTCACGCCCAGCATGAACGGGGTGAGCACGGAGGCACAGGCGAAGATCCGGCTCCACCACTGGTCCGGCAGTGAAGCGCCCTCGCCGTAAGCGCGGTAGACGTACGCCGCACCCCGCAGCACGATGCCCACCAGGGCGAGCGCGAGCGGCAGTTCGAGAGACGTGGCGATGTCGCCGAAAGCCGCGGGGAAGGCCGAGAAGGTGCAGACGATCACGAAGATCAGCCACACGTGGTTGGCCTCCCACACCGGCCCGAGCGAGGCGGAGATCAGCTTCCGCTGATCCTCCGCGCCGTCCTTGGCCTTTCCCGTGCCCGCCAGCAGATCCCACGCGCCGCCGCCGAAGTCGGCGCCGGCCAGCAGGGCGTAGGCGAGCAGGGCGAGGATGATCACGACGAGCATGAGGTTGACGGCGGTCATGCCAGGACCTCTTCTGCTTGGGGTGCGACGGGTTTCGGTTCGTCCTCGCCGTCCGCGGCGGCGAGCTCGGGCGGCGCGCCGGTGGCGAGCTTGCGCAGGATCAGCAGCAGCGCCACGGCCAGGCCGACGTAGATCAGGATCGTGACGACCACGCTCCAGCCCAGGCCGCCGCTCTTGGAAGCCGCGTCCGCCACCAGCATCCGGCCGTAGACGATCCACGGCTGGCGCCCGCCCTCGGTGACCTCCCAGCCGCCGAGCATGGCCACGGCGGAGGCCGGACCGGTCAGGATCGCGGCCCACAGCCAGAACTTCGTGTGCGGGATGCGCGGGCTCAGACCCTTGCGACGGCGCTGCCACCAGGTGAGCGCCGCCAGCCCGGCGATCGCGAACACCAGCATGCCGCAGCCGACCATGGAGTCGAAGGCCAGGTGCACCACCGCCACCGGCGGAGTGTCGGCCACCGTGGTGGTGTCCAGACCGGTCACCTTGGTGTTCGGGCTGTAGCCGAGCAGCATCGAGAGCCCGTCCGGCACCGGGATCCCGAGGATCATCTTGTGCGTGTGCTGATCGTAGAAGCCGCCGATGGTCAGCGGGACGTGCGTGCCGGTCTGGTAGACGCCCTCCATGGAGGCGAGCTTGAGCGGCTGTGTGGTGGCCACGACCCGGGCCGACCAGTCGCCGAGGAACATCTGCACCGGGGTGAGCCCGAGTACCGTCCACAGGCCCACGTTCAGGCCCAGCCGGTGATATCGGTCACGCCGGCCGCGCAGCATGCCGCAGGCGTAGACCGCGGCCACCGCGCCGCCGGTGCACATCATGGCCGCCACGAACATGTGCGTGACCTCGGACCAGCCGGCCGAGCTGCGGAAGATCGCGAGCGGGTCGGCGGTGATCCGCCCGTGGCTCACCCCGATCCCGACCGGATCGTTCATCCACGAGTTGGCGAAGACGATGAAAAGCGTGGAGAGTGTGCCGGAGATGGCGATCGGCCAGAGGGTGAGCCAGTGCGCCCGCGGGGTCAGCCGCTTCCAGCCGTAGAGGTAGAGGCCCATGAAGATGGCCTCGAGGAAGAAGGCGAAGGCCTCGAGCGTGAACAGCAGCCCGATGGCGCCGCCGTAGGTGGCCATGAAAGTGGGCCACAGCAGGCCGAACTCGAACGAGAGCACGGTGCCGGAGACGGCGCCGATGGCGAAGAGCACGGCGCCGACCCGGGCCCACTTGCGGGTCAGCGCGTACCACGAGGCGTCCCCGGTCTTGAGCCAGCGCCCCTCGGTGTAGAGCAGGAGCCAGGGCATGCCGACGCCGAAGACGGCGAAGAGAATGTGGAAGGAGAGCGAGAAAGCGGTCTCGATGCGTGCCGCGTCCACTCCGGACATGCGGATCCACCTATCTTCTACGTACCGTAGAACTTTCTTTCATCGGTAGAGTAGACCTCATGGCACGGCTAGGGGAACTCGAACGCGCGGTGATGGACGTGCTCTGGAACACACCGGAGCCCGTACCCGCCACACTGATCTGCGACGTACTGCCGCGCGAGCACGCGCCGGCGGTGACCACGATCCTCACGGTTCTGGATCGTCTCGGCGCCAAGGGCTTCGTCACCCGGGTCCGGCAGGGCCGCGCCTACCGCTATTCGGCCACCACGACCAAGGCCGAGCTGATCGCGAACACGATGCTCGAAGCCCTCGGCACCACCTCGGATCGGCGCTCGGCCCTGGTGCACTTCGCCGGAGCCGTCTCCGAAGAGGAGAAGGCCGTCCTGCGCGAACTGCTCGCCAGCGGCTGAGCGGGGGATGGTCTCCGTCCTCGCGGCCCTGGCCGCGTTCATCTCCGTGGTACTGGCCTGGCCGGTGCCCGAGCGCCTGTCCCGGGCCGCCTGGCCGAGCCGGCACCCGAAACGGGCCATCGCGCTGTGGCAGGCCGTGGGCCTGCTCGGCGGCCTGAGCGCGGTCGGCTGCCTGCTGCTGCTCGGCTTCGACCCCCTCGGCCGGGACTGGACCCTGCTGAACCTGGTCGGACTGGCCGGCGCCGCGGTGCTGCTGACCTGGCTGCTCGGCGTGCTGCTGACCAACACCATCCGGATCGAGCGGCAGCTGCGGCGCCAGCGCGACGCGGTGGACCTGCTGTCCTGGATCGACGACGACGGCGTCCTCGTGCTCGATCATCCGGAGCCGGCCGCCTACTGCCTGCCCGGCCCGCGCCCGCGGATCGTGGTGACGCACGGGGCGATCGCGAGCCTCGGACCGGAAGAGCTCGCCGCGGTCCTCGCGCACGAGCGGGCCCACGCCGTCGGGCGGCACGAGCTGATCATCCAGCCGTTCGTGGCCTGGGAATCCGCGCTGCCGTTCCTGCCGCCGGCCCACCGGGCCACCGCGGCCGTGGCCGAACTCGTGGAGATGCTGGCCGACGACGCCGCGGCCCTGGCCACCAGCCCGCGCGCGCTCGCCCGGGCACTGGCCCAGGTCGGCTCGGACCGGCTGCCGTCGGACGGCACGGCTCCGGCCTCGGTACTGCCCCGGGTGCGCCGGCTGGTGCAGTAGCCCGCTGACTCAGCTGTCTGCTTTGCGCACCTTGGCGCCACGCGTCTTGTTCCTGCCCGACAGCTCGCTCGGCAGCGTCTGGTCGGTCCGGATGCGCGGATCCGCGGCCTCGGCCGCGGCCTCGCGCGCCCGGGCGGCCGCCCGGCGCTGCGGGTTCTGATTGCGCAGGATCGCCCGGATCAGCAGGACGAAGCCGACCGCGAGACAGGCCGGCGGGATAAGGGATTCCAGGTCCGCCACCACGTCGGCAACTCTACGCGCCACCGCGCCGGCCACGGACACCGGCCCCGGTCCGGCGCGCCGGGGCGCGGGACCGGGGCCGGTGACGTGCGTGCGGCCGGATCCG
This genomic window from Actinospica robiniae DSM 44927 contains:
- a CDS encoding cytochrome d ubiquinol oxidase subunit II gives rise to the protein MTAVNLMLVVIILALLAYALLAGADFGGGAWDLLAGTGKAKDGAEDQRKLISASLGPVWEANHVWLIFVIVCTFSAFPAAFGDIATSLELPLALALVGIVLRGAAYVYRAYGEGASLPDQWWSRIFACASVLTPFMLGVSGAALATGKLRPGTSPLVPFQSPFTVLAGLLAVVVTAFLAAVYLCYDAAQQPDTHHLVAVFRRKAIGAAVASGLVVLVMLPFFYHDAPVVAHRFTDRSLPLAAFSALCGFGSLAVLWRQRFLLARVTAAAAVVGVLGGWAVAQYPDLLVGRYTAQQAAAAPSSLDAMVVAMVAGMAVVIPSFFYLLRVFTAPVLEEH
- a CDS encoding globin domain-containing protein: MSDVVAMDAATAADNMLSGVEDYDYELLAEIRESFALIEPHAPQAAAWFYEHFFAHNPRYRKIFSGDPALQQRRLFQAVSRMIADFDDLDAFLPYLRRLALRHRKFALRPAHYIAFGDSMIATVEAFTGPAFTDRTRVAWEAGFGLVASVMQECAAEAEALAPPYWEAEVIEHELISPDIARLRVRVLQDPDRPGPYNYRAGQYAGLESADNPRVWRDFSFASVDCDDNLVDFHIQAGRTGGLSRLLVHETAIGDRMRIAGAEGDLGFADGAERLVAVAHGTGAAPVAGLVQELVNAGDERELCVLLVVEDPTPGFESRHYLAEHFEDLARRHGAMTVLTTAESRLPQTAREVLAPEHPWSAAVLVGPSVLIDFCRAELVDAGTPPEAVATDQFD
- a CDS encoding M56 family metallopeptidase, whose translation is MVSVLAALAAFISVVLAWPVPERLSRAAWPSRHPKRAIALWQAVGLLGGLSAVGCLLLLGFDPLGRDWTLLNLVGLAGAAVLLTWLLGVLLTNTIRIERQLRRQRDAVDLLSWIDDDGVLVLDHPEPAAYCLPGPRPRIVVTHGAIASLGPEELAAVLAHERAHAVGRHELIIQPFVAWESALPFLPPAHRATAAVAELVEMLADDAAALATSPRALARALAQVGSDRLPSDGTAPASVLPRVRRLVQ
- a CDS encoding cytochrome ubiquinol oxidase subunit I — protein: MSGVDAARIETAFSLSFHILFAVFGVGMPWLLLYTEGRWLKTGDASWYALTRKWARVGAVLFAIGAVSGTVLSFEFGLLWPTFMATYGGAIGLLFTLEAFAFFLEAIFMGLYLYGWKRLTPRAHWLTLWPIAISGTLSTLFIVFANSWMNDPVGIGVSHGRITADPLAIFRSSAGWSEVTHMFVAAMMCTGGAVAAVYACGMLRGRRDRYHRLGLNVGLWTVLGLTPVQMFLGDWSARVVATTQPLKLASMEGVYQTGTHVPLTIGGFYDQHTHKMILGIPVPDGLSMLLGYSPNTKVTGLDTTTVADTPPVAVVHLAFDSMVGCGMLVFAIAGLAALTWWQRRRKGLSPRIPHTKFWLWAAILTGPASAVAMLGGWEVTEGGRQPWIVYGRMLVADAASKSGGLGWSVVVTILIYVGLAVALLLILRKLATGAPPELAAADGEDEPKPVAPQAEEVLA
- a CDS encoding amino-acid N-acetyltransferase, with the translated sequence MNDVTVRRARTGDVPAIRRLIDHYAADRILLDKPTVTLFEDIQEFWVAERDADGAVAGCGALHVMWRDLAEVRTIAVGPEFRGSGVGHAILEKLLATAGWLGVRRVFCLTFETRFFAGHGFTELDESGVDPGVAVELLRSADEGIAEFLDLERVKPNTLGNTRMLKLL
- a CDS encoding BlaI/MecI/CopY family transcriptional regulator produces the protein MARLGELERAVMDVLWNTPEPVPATLICDVLPREHAPAVTTILTVLDRLGAKGFVTRVRQGRAYRYSATTTKAELIANTMLEALGTTSDRRSALVHFAGAVSEEEKAVLRELLASG
- a CDS encoding M48 family metalloprotease, whose product is MRRVVLRGFSTEGGPRPDRTALLSLGLVVLFAPLAALSLLPLLWPLRLAGVPLSLGYTVWACSAGLYGLRPVQLALARLLWPVRRPTAAERERLDLVWSRVLRRAAVSERRFRIWVVDLADVNAHCVGRDLICVTTGALAELGDRELAGVLAHELGHHLRMHTAAAAFLVWVLLPLQALALLGSGLALPFARLGRHLRRTERGFGARRWALIAAGRLEAGLRLAFAAPGVVAFAVKNAAGREAEYQVDAYAVDLGFGAELLSALRWFEACAAPAAVAPLVPGPRRARHAAAREARPTHPPLERRMAAIIARLDAAPAAVPPQGRGRGRSESSRTLLP